A genomic region of Bacteroidota bacterium contains the following coding sequences:
- a CDS encoding T9SS type A sorting domain-containing protein, producing the protein MKKLYIILLLFTSTAFYKCYGQIDTIPNGGFEHWEGQQNCQYYIPKPWENYCTDYTGFIFTHLLPHSFEPYKDTATLYLFSPNDKSPNFVEQTFIIHSRPKAFSMIAGYNSGIKIAGFNVVILMLKGKDTVAYNNESSDPKYYRYLGDTVLPFDFIFPIKYYNNNIPDYCYIRLNSVSRQYTNFTKGGGTLYADNVKFLDTVMEKGVWHPDTTTHNDTTTHTDTTKHTSIYYTAAPPPQLTVWPNPSSGEVSFSFKATGNGLYTLTIYDITGRLVSTPIKQTLQTGSDTKANWDCPNCNSGIYTYILQSPSGVQAGKVVLVK; encoded by the coding sequence ATGAAGAAATTATATATTATATTACTTTTATTTACCAGCACAGCATTTTATAAATGTTACGGACAAATAGACACTATACCCAATGGTGGCTTTGAGCACTGGGAAGGACAGCAGAATTGTCAATATTATATCCCCAAACCCTGGGAAAACTATTGCACAGATTATACAGGATTTATATTTACACATTTACTTCCTCATTCCTTTGAGCCATATAAAGACACAGCTACTTTATATCTTTTTTCACCTAATGATAAATCTCCCAACTTTGTAGAACAAACTTTCATCATACATTCCCGTCCAAAGGCATTTAGTATGATTGCTGGCTATAACTCTGGTATTAAAATAGCTGGGTTCAATGTTGTGATATTGATGTTAAAAGGGAAAGATACAGTAGCATATAATAACGAAAGCTCTGACCCAAAATATTACCGTTATTTAGGAGATACAGTATTGCCATTTGACTTTATTTTCCCAATTAAATACTATAATAATAATATACCTGATTATTGTTATATTAGACTAAATTCTGTTTCTAGACAATATACAAACTTTACTAAAGGCGGAGGTACCTTATACGCAGATAATGTAAAATTTCTTGATACTGTTATGGAAAAAGGCGTTTGGCATCCTGATACAACAACACATAATGATACAACCACCCATACAGATACTACAAAACACACTTCTATATATTATACTGCCGCACCCCCGCCACAACTTACTGTATGGCCCAACCCATCAAGTGGCGAAGTGTCTTTTAGTTTCAAAGCAACAGGCAACGGGTTATATACTTTAACTATATATGATATCACAGGCCGTTTGGTTTCTACACCCATCAAACAAACCCTGCAAACAGGCAGCGATACCAAAGCCAATTGGGACTGCCCCAACTGCAACAGCGGCATATATACTTATATATTGCAAAGCCCTAGTGGTGTGCAAGCGGGCAAGGTGGTTTTGGTGAAGTAG